The Yersinia intermedia genome window below encodes:
- the rpsT gene encoding 30S ribosomal protein S20 — protein sequence MANIKSAKKRAVQSEKRRKHNASRRSMVRTFIKKVYAAIAAGDKDAAQKAFNEMQPIVDRQSCKGLIHKNKAARHKSNLVAQINAMQ from the coding sequence TTGGCTAATATCAAATCAGCTAAGAAACGCGCCGTACAGTCTGAGAAACGCCGCAAGCATAACGCTAGCCGTCGCTCAATGGTGCGTACCTTCATTAAGAAGGTGTATGCGGCAATTGCAGCTGGCGATAAAGACGCAGCGCAAAAAGCATTTAATGAAATGCAACCAATCGTGGATCGTCAGTCCTGTAAAGGTCTGATCCACAAAAACAAAGCAGCGCGCCATAAGTCAAACTTAGTCGCGCAAATCAACGCAATGCAGTAA